Proteins encoded in a region of the Streptomyces sp. NBC_00258 genome:
- a CDS encoding helix-turn-helix transcriptional regulator, whose amino-acid sequence MSTEPDVQLPSRRLGRELVVERMPITVPALHVTLYERDTFVDDRCPVYGPHQHEFHELIWTRSGTGHHRRDNERSVLGENTVMLVGRGQVHHFERAQDLSGAIVRFGDELLYDEVAGPGQSPGRLLTGRQIPVIRVPSDSTARVDALIHALDAEAKGPVDARSVGVQRHLLLALLGWAERWSQEGAPRQTAEDESDIRLHRRFVDLLERGFADHHDVGHYAQGLGVSPGVLWRALSRVTDNSTRGLITERVMLEAARLLRFTEMSVSEIASRVGFNDRLYFSRAFKRQYGESPLAYRERLHGRDGAEPYADH is encoded by the coding sequence TTGAGTACTGAGCCAGATGTCCAGCTTCCGAGCAGGCGGCTCGGCCGTGAGCTCGTTGTCGAGCGCATGCCGATAACCGTTCCTGCACTTCATGTGACGCTGTACGAACGTGACACTTTCGTCGATGACCGGTGCCCTGTCTATGGGCCTCATCAGCATGAGTTCCATGAGCTGATCTGGACCAGGAGCGGAACCGGTCACCACCGTCGCGACAACGAACGTTCCGTCCTCGGGGAAAACACAGTGATGCTGGTCGGCCGCGGCCAGGTACATCATTTCGAGCGGGCGCAGGACTTGTCGGGGGCGATTGTCCGCTTCGGTGACGAGCTGCTGTACGACGAGGTGGCCGGACCTGGGCAAAGCCCCGGCCGGCTACTCACCGGCCGCCAGATACCGGTCATCCGGGTGCCATCGGATTCCACGGCGCGCGTCGACGCCCTGATCCACGCGCTGGACGCCGAGGCCAAGGGCCCCGTGGACGCCCGGAGTGTCGGGGTGCAGCGGCATCTGCTGCTGGCGCTGCTCGGGTGGGCTGAGCGCTGGTCGCAGGAGGGCGCGCCTCGGCAGACCGCAGAGGATGAATCCGACATCCGGCTGCACCGGCGTTTCGTCGATCTGCTCGAGCGTGGCTTCGCCGACCATCACGACGTCGGTCACTATGCGCAGGGGCTCGGGGTGTCGCCGGGAGTACTGTGGCGGGCGCTGTCGCGGGTGACGGACAACTCGACACGGGGGCTGATCACTGAGCGGGTGATGCTCGAGGCCGCTCGGCTGTTGCGCTTCACGGAGATGTCCGTCAGCGAGATCGCCTCCCGCGTCGGCTTCAACGACCGGCTGTACTTCTCCCGTGCGTTCAAGCGGCAGTACGGCGAGTCGCCGCTGGCCTACCGTGAACGGCTGCATGGCCGCGATGGCGCCGAACCGTATGCCGATCACTGA
- a CDS encoding thiamine pyrophosphate-dependent enzyme: MTDKQHQSDGATRWHKLDELPDEGRVHTAVVDGRALALSRCAGKLGALDNHCPHQGGPLGEGSIENGWLRCPWHGYDYNPTDGRPPEGFSDAPASYEVEERADGAYVALPAESERPRSVSDVLVETLVAWGVDTVFGMVGHSNLGFAEAVRRAEERGELRYIGIRHEGAGSFAASAYGKLTGRPAVCLGIAGPGSTNMLTGLYDARLDSAPVLAVSGQVPSTVLGCGAFQDVDLSAVFRDVALSTVTVHAGSDHAELAGTAVKHALDGRGVAHLVLPDEVQDQPSDAKAGSPAGRQANLAVTPPAAELTAALERLRTARRPVLIVGEGARGAQAEVTALGERLGAPVLTTFRAKGLVADTHPLGAGVLGRSGTPVASWLMNESDLLLVVGASFANHTGIAPYKPIIQVDDTPAVIGRFTGVDVGLLGDAAVTLTELLEGLGHDVKAEDQRDDVAARWAIWRKEKERRAADDRGQGLSSAAVFAALTRHCPTDAVMTVDVGNHAYSFGRYFESTGQPVLMSGYLGSIGFGYPAAMGAWAADPSRPIVAVTGDGGFGQYLAELTTAVKHHMPIKHVLLDNGSLGKISKEQLAGHLPVWQTSLVNPDFADFARSCGATGLTAGTPTELDDAMRTLFATDGPALLHLRTDATLV; encoded by the coding sequence ATGACCGACAAGCAGCACCAGAGCGACGGCGCCACACGCTGGCACAAACTCGACGAACTCCCCGACGAGGGGCGGGTGCACACCGCCGTGGTCGACGGCCGAGCTCTCGCGTTGTCCCGCTGCGCCGGGAAGCTCGGCGCGCTGGACAACCACTGCCCCCACCAGGGCGGCCCGCTTGGAGAGGGTTCGATCGAGAACGGCTGGCTGCGCTGCCCCTGGCACGGCTACGACTACAACCCGACCGACGGCCGCCCGCCGGAGGGCTTCAGCGACGCCCCCGCCTCCTACGAGGTCGAGGAACGGGCGGACGGCGCCTATGTGGCGCTGCCCGCGGAGTCCGAACGTCCACGCAGTGTCTCCGACGTCCTCGTCGAGACGCTGGTGGCCTGGGGCGTGGACACCGTCTTCGGCATGGTCGGGCACTCCAACCTGGGCTTCGCCGAGGCCGTGCGCCGGGCCGAGGAGCGCGGCGAGCTGCGCTACATCGGCATCCGCCACGAGGGCGCCGGCTCCTTTGCCGCCAGCGCCTACGGCAAGCTCACCGGCCGCCCCGCGGTCTGTCTCGGCATCGCCGGACCGGGATCGACGAACATGCTTACGGGACTGTACGACGCCCGCCTCGACAGCGCCCCGGTGCTCGCCGTGTCCGGGCAGGTGCCCTCCACGGTGCTGGGCTGCGGTGCCTTCCAGGACGTCGATCTGTCCGCCGTCTTCCGCGACGTGGCCCTCTCCACGGTCACCGTGCACGCCGGCTCTGATCACGCCGAACTGGCCGGCACGGCCGTCAAGCACGCCCTCGACGGCCGCGGCGTGGCCCACCTGGTGCTGCCCGACGAGGTCCAGGATCAGCCCTCGGACGCGAAGGCCGGCTCACCCGCCGGACGGCAGGCGAACCTGGCCGTGACGCCGCCTGCCGCCGAGCTGACGGCGGCCCTGGAACGCCTGCGCACCGCACGACGGCCCGTTCTGATCGTCGGTGAGGGCGCACGCGGCGCCCAGGCCGAGGTCACCGCTCTCGGGGAACGGCTCGGTGCACCGGTGCTCACCACCTTCCGTGCCAAGGGCCTCGTTGCCGACACCCACCCCCTCGGCGCGGGCGTCCTGGGCCGCTCCGGCACACCGGTGGCCTCGTGGCTGATGAACGAATCCGATCTGCTGCTGGTGGTCGGTGCCTCGTTCGCCAACCACACCGGCATCGCTCCATACAAGCCGATCATCCAGGTCGACGACACCCCCGCAGTGATCGGACGGTTCACCGGTGTCGATGTCGGCCTGCTGGGCGATGCCGCGGTCACCCTCACCGAGCTGTTGGAGGGCCTGGGCCACGACGTAAAAGCCGAGGACCAGCGCGACGATGTCGCCGCCCGCTGGGCCATCTGGCGGAAGGAGAAGGAGCGCCGGGCCGCCGACGACCGAGGCCAGGGCCTGTCCTCGGCCGCCGTGTTCGCCGCCCTGACCCGGCACTGTCCCACTGACGCCGTGATGACCGTGGACGTCGGCAACCATGCGTACTCCTTCGGGCGCTACTTCGAAAGCACCGGCCAGCCCGTGCTGATGTCCGGCTACCTCGGCTCCATCGGCTTCGGCTACCCGGCCGCCATGGGCGCCTGGGCCGCCGATCCGAGCCGGCCCATAGTCGCGGTCACCGGCGACGGCGGCTTCGGCCAGTACCTCGCCGAACTGACCACCGCCGTCAAACACCACATGCCCATCAAGCACGTCCTGCTCGACAACGGCTCCCTCGGCAAGATCAGCAAGGAGCAGCTCGCCGGGCACCTGCCCGTCTGGCAGACCTCCCTGGTCAATCCCGACTTCGCCGACTTCGCCCGGTCCTGCGGCGCCACCGGGCTCACGGCCGGCACGCCGACCGAACTCGACGACGCCATGCGCACGCTGTTTGCCACTGACGGCCCGGCGCTCCTGCACCTGCGCACCGACGCCACCCTCGTGTGA
- a CDS encoding glutamate synthase-related protein: MSGPFIPLARWDELVGDVPAAAQADGVDLVVVRHGQDVAVLEGRCPHRGALLADGRVEGGNIVCGLHGWDFRLDTGVSAYNPAERIHRFTARREGEHVVIDKAELVAYQDANPSPVTESTYDRLYNDPHQNTPAEPYVAEIHRMARRGLSSAHGDVAAMGVPRTDLPDWDDLQFLTAQLHRFPLLDDEPVDTAVTIGPAAARPLRLDIPLFVSDMSFGALSAEAKTALSMGAEGAGTAICSGEGGMLPEEQAANSRYLYELASGRFGWDEAVLEKVQAVHLKLGQGAKTGTGGHLPGHKVTGRIAEVRGLAEGTSAVSPARFPDWTTLRDAADLVTHLRERSGGIPIGVKMSAQHVEADLDAALEMGVDYVILDGRGGGTGAAPTILRDNIGVPTMAALARARRHLDTSGARHVTLIATGGLRRPQDMAKALALGADALALSNVPLQAIGCVGMRACHTDNCPMGIATQQPHLRARLPVQRAAAQLTRYFESATQLMKVLARACGHDRLGAFTAHDLTTWKHDVAELAGVTYAGAKR; the protein is encoded by the coding sequence ATGAGTGGCCCCTTCATCCCCCTCGCCCGCTGGGACGAGCTGGTCGGCGACGTTCCGGCGGCCGCGCAGGCCGACGGAGTGGACCTGGTCGTAGTCCGCCATGGCCAGGACGTGGCGGTACTCGAAGGGCGCTGCCCGCACCGGGGCGCGCTGTTGGCGGACGGCCGGGTGGAGGGCGGCAACATCGTCTGCGGTCTGCACGGGTGGGACTTCCGTCTGGACACCGGGGTCTCGGCGTACAACCCGGCCGAACGCATCCATCGCTTCACCGCCCGCCGCGAGGGTGAGCACGTGGTGATCGACAAAGCCGAACTGGTGGCCTACCAGGACGCCAACCCATCGCCGGTGACGGAGTCGACGTACGACCGGCTCTACAACGATCCGCATCAGAACACCCCGGCCGAGCCGTACGTCGCCGAGATCCACCGCATGGCGCGGCGCGGCCTGAGCAGCGCGCACGGCGACGTGGCCGCCATGGGCGTGCCGCGCACCGACCTGCCGGACTGGGACGACCTGCAATTCCTCACAGCCCAGCTGCACCGATTTCCCCTCCTCGACGACGAGCCCGTCGACACCGCGGTCACTATCGGCCCGGCCGCCGCGCGGCCCCTGCGCCTGGACATCCCGCTGTTCGTCTCCGACATGAGCTTCGGCGCCCTCTCGGCCGAGGCGAAGACGGCGCTGTCGATGGGCGCGGAGGGCGCGGGCACCGCGATCTGCTCCGGTGAGGGCGGCATGCTGCCCGAGGAACAGGCCGCCAATTCGCGGTACCTGTACGAGCTGGCCTCGGGGCGCTTCGGCTGGGACGAGGCGGTGTTGGAGAAGGTCCAGGCCGTGCACCTCAAGCTCGGCCAGGGCGCGAAGACAGGCACGGGCGGCCATCTGCCCGGCCACAAGGTGACGGGCCGGATCGCCGAGGTCCGCGGCCTTGCCGAGGGCACCTCCGCCGTCTCCCCGGCCCGCTTCCCGGACTGGACGACCCTGCGCGACGCCGCCGACCTCGTCACCCATCTGCGGGAACGCTCCGGCGGGATCCCCATCGGGGTGAAGATGTCGGCCCAGCACGTCGAGGCCGACCTGGACGCCGCCCTGGAGATGGGCGTGGACTACGTCATCCTCGACGGCCGCGGTGGCGGCACCGGGGCGGCCCCCACCATCCTGCGCGACAACATCGGCGTGCCGACGATGGCCGCGCTCGCCCGAGCCCGCCGCCATCTCGACACCTCCGGCGCCCGCCATGTCACGTTGATCGCGACCGGGGGACTGCGCCGGCCGCAGGACATGGCCAAGGCCCTCGCGCTGGGCGCCGACGCGCTCGCGCTGTCCAACGTGCCGCTGCAGGCCATCGGCTGCGTGGGGATGCGCGCCTGCCACACCGATAACTGCCCCATGGGCATCGCCACGCAGCAGCCGCACCTGCGGGCCCGGCTGCCCGTGCAGCGGGCCGCGGCGCAGCTCACCCGCTACTTCGAGTCGGCCACCCAGCTGATGAAGGTCCTGGCCCGGGCCTGTGGCCACGACCGGCTCGGCGCCTTCACCGCACACGACTTGACCACCTGGAAGCACGACGTCGCTGAGCTGGCCGGCGTCACCTACGCGGGAGCGAAGCGATGA
- a CDS encoding NADPH-dependent FMN reductase, which yields MNTPTREPLRFLVVSASGRADSLNTQLARLAAATIEADGSVADLATVKDFAVPDYDGDAEARNGIPLGAEHFKRRLEDADALVVVSPEYNASIPGVLKNLLDWVSRFRPQPFSDRQTLLMSASPSMVGGNRGLWALRVPLEHLGARVYPGMFSLARADTMLTTGGLLSDSYLQQRFDANVIDFVNLVEAATHYPRVKNAWAHQIGVCRHAHPAPGQTV from the coding sequence ATGAACACACCCACACGCGAGCCACTGCGGTTTCTGGTCGTGTCCGCATCAGGGCGGGCCGATTCCCTCAACACCCAGCTGGCACGACTGGCGGCTGCAACAATCGAGGCAGATGGCTCGGTCGCCGATCTCGCCACCGTCAAGGACTTCGCCGTCCCCGACTACGACGGCGACGCCGAGGCCAGAAACGGCATTCCGCTCGGCGCCGAACACTTCAAACGGCGACTGGAGGACGCGGACGCACTCGTCGTCGTCTCACCCGAGTACAACGCCTCGATTCCCGGCGTGCTGAAGAACCTTCTCGACTGGGTGTCCCGCTTCCGGCCTCAGCCGTTCAGCGACCGCCAGACACTGCTCATGTCGGCATCGCCCTCCATGGTCGGCGGCAACCGCGGACTGTGGGCCCTGCGCGTTCCCCTCGAACACCTTGGCGCCCGCGTCTATCCCGGCATGTTCTCTCTGGCCCGTGCCGACACCATGTTGACCACCGGCGGCCTGTTGTCGGACAGCTACCTCCAACAGCGGTTCGACGCGAACGTCATCGACTTCGTCAACCTCGTAGAAGCCGCCACACACTACCCCCGCGTCAAGAACGCCTGGGCCCACCAGATCGGCGTCTGCCGACACGCCCACCCCGCCCCAGGCCAGACCGTCTGA
- a CDS encoding dioxygenase family protein, with translation MNAATPVRMPAIYMSHGGPSLPDDPIWPGELARWGAALSHPTAILMISAHWEEAPLALGATTTVPLTYDFYGFPEHFYRVQYPSPGAPDLADKVRKLLRGPGMPVHDLPDRGLDHGAYVPLTQMYPAADVPVLQMSMPTLEPKQLMDIGRRLAPLRDEGVLIVGSGHFTHNLRALNTANHVLPFMAEFDDWGKQALAGGDVDAILDFKHKAPAALYAHPREEHFVPLAVTLGAAFDELPTQQAVIEGYWLGMSKRSVQFG, from the coding sequence ATGAACGCCGCAACACCTGTACGGATGCCCGCCATCTACATGAGTCACGGCGGGCCCAGTCTCCCGGACGACCCGATCTGGCCCGGCGAACTGGCCCGCTGGGGGGCCGCCCTGTCGCACCCCACCGCGATCCTGATGATCTCCGCACACTGGGAGGAGGCACCGCTCGCCCTGGGAGCGACCACCACGGTGCCGCTGACCTACGACTTCTACGGCTTTCCCGAGCACTTCTACCGCGTTCAGTACCCGAGCCCCGGCGCCCCCGATCTGGCCGACAAGGTGCGCAAGCTCCTGCGCGGCCCGGGCATGCCAGTCCATGACCTGCCCGACCGGGGCCTGGACCACGGCGCCTACGTCCCGCTCACACAGATGTACCCGGCGGCCGACGTCCCCGTCCTGCAGATGTCCATGCCCACCCTCGAGCCGAAGCAGCTGATGGACATCGGGCGCCGGCTCGCCCCGCTGCGCGACGAAGGAGTCCTCATCGTCGGCAGCGGTCACTTCACCCACAACCTGCGCGCCCTGAACACCGCCAACCACGTGCTGCCGTTCATGGCCGAGTTCGACGACTGGGGCAAGCAAGCCCTGGCCGGGGGAGACGTGGACGCGATCCTCGACTTCAAGCACAAGGCGCCGGCCGCCCTGTATGCCCACCCGCGCGAGGAGCACTTCGTCCCGCTCGCCGTCACTCTCGGCGCAGCCTTCGATGAACTGCCCACCCAGCAGGCCGTCATCGAGGGCTACTGGCTGGGCATGTCCAAGCGCTCAGTGCAGTTCGGCTGA
- a CDS encoding MarR family winged helix-turn-helix transcriptional regulator, producing MTDAQSGEPRPEPDWLTDNELAAWEPLAAMLVKLPPALDAQVQRDIGVNHFEYGVLANLAKASDRRLRLRELAARASGSLSRVSHAVKRLEQRGWVVREPTPDDSRYADVVLTDAGWAAGAAAAPGHVATVRRLVIDHLSATQLRYVRSICTRVVKQLDIDEVEQRRR from the coding sequence ATGACGGATGCGCAATCGGGCGAGCCCAGGCCGGAGCCGGACTGGCTGACCGACAATGAACTGGCTGCGTGGGAGCCGCTGGCCGCCATGCTGGTCAAGCTTCCGCCCGCGCTCGACGCGCAGGTCCAGCGCGACATCGGCGTGAACCATTTCGAGTACGGAGTCCTCGCCAACCTCGCCAAGGCCTCCGACCGCAGGCTCCGCCTGCGGGAACTGGCCGCCAGGGCGAGCGGGTCGCTGTCGCGTGTGTCCCATGCGGTGAAGCGGCTTGAGCAACGCGGCTGGGTGGTCCGCGAACCGACCCCGGACGACTCCCGCTACGCCGATGTCGTGCTCACGGACGCCGGATGGGCGGCTGGAGCGGCAGCCGCTCCAGGGCATGTGGCCACGGTGCGCAGACTCGTCATTGATCACCTCAGCGCCACACAGCTGCGCTATGTGCGCAGCATCTGCACCCGCGTCGTCAAGCAGCTCGACATCGACGAGGTGGAGCAGCGCCGACGCTAG
- a CDS encoding winged helix-turn-helix transcriptional regulator, whose protein sequence is MIETPRDAAELYGTGTPTREAFERLANRWTMLITYTLEAGPARFNDLKKQLGVSGEMLSRVLRDLERDGLVERRVFAEVPVRVEYAITPLGTTMCSAVHAVREWAEQTADAISTARATYDERSQAKPSH, encoded by the coding sequence GTGATCGAGACTCCCCGGGACGCAGCCGAGCTCTACGGAACAGGCACTCCCACGCGAGAGGCTTTCGAGAGGCTGGCCAACCGCTGGACCATGCTCATCACCTACACCCTGGAGGCCGGGCCCGCCCGCTTCAACGACCTCAAGAAGCAGCTCGGGGTGAGCGGCGAGATGCTCTCCCGCGTCCTGCGCGACCTCGAACGCGACGGCCTGGTGGAACGGCGGGTCTTTGCCGAGGTACCGGTACGCGTCGAGTATGCCATCACCCCTCTGGGCACCACCATGTGCTCCGCCGTGCACGCGGTGCGGGAATGGGCGGAGCAAACCGCAGACGCGATCAGCACGGCACGCGCGACCTACGACGAGCGGTCACAGGCGAAGCCGTCGCACTGA
- a CDS encoding ATP-binding protein: protein MTSVPSTPGNLPASFTTFVGRRREAAEARRLLGTGRLVTLTGAGGIGKTRLALEVATASRKAFPDGVWLVDLSPVNDPAEVPGATAAVLRVPDRGERTALQQLAGYLTRHQALIVLDNCEHLIDACAGLAQTLLSAAPDLRILATSRETLGITGERLYAVPPLTPDEAVELLRDRATAIQPEFQVTDTNRAQISRLCEELEGLPLAIELTAARLRALTVEQTTARLTDRFALLIGGSRTTPLRQRSLRGVIDWSYELCTPPEQLLWRRLSVFAGGFALDAAEKVCAGDGIAADEVLALLERLVAQSIVLTAQVEGLPRYRFLETIREYGRARLSESGEEQILLRRHRSFYLDLAERLADAWFGPGQEESLARLRIEHANLRVALTGEGQKVATVSWAGSDRTEAQNTGPEPSGRCIASSQDDAQAALRMVAALRFHWCADGFLGEGRRHFDGILAAAPEPTPARARALWAASWVALLQSDFAAAARWLDEAAELGEQLDDPVVHAYVEGFRGASAAFQGEYEQAALCYAGAVAAHEAADDQPATVFWLFQLAKIQSQLGDPRAAQTGQRALALAEARGERLTRSYALWALGYEAWVRGEKEMSLAWAQTGLVIQRGFNDHIGATMLLSLLAWNTASGGDHTRAAHLLGALRALSRDLGATTSAALGDRNASCEQAVSTALGPTAYEKALTEGGRHDSPGRAIAFALDTGSGPAGSAPVTNPNPLTRREQQVATLVAQGMTNRQIASTLGLSPRTVDSHIENIRGKLGFASRAQVAAWWAEKQPALRKTTDSRAGTPASMLLA, encoded by the coding sequence ATGACAAGCGTGCCCTCAACTCCGGGCAACCTACCGGCATCCTTCACCACTTTCGTGGGCAGGCGGCGCGAAGCCGCCGAAGCCCGTCGTCTTCTCGGCACCGGGCGGCTGGTGACACTCACCGGAGCCGGCGGGATAGGAAAGACGCGGCTGGCACTGGAAGTGGCCACCGCGTCCAGAAAGGCCTTCCCGGACGGCGTGTGGCTCGTGGACCTCTCTCCGGTGAACGATCCCGCAGAGGTGCCGGGCGCTACCGCGGCCGTGCTGAGAGTGCCGGATCGGGGCGAGCGGACTGCCCTTCAGCAGCTTGCGGGGTATCTGACCCGGCACCAGGCACTGATCGTCCTGGACAACTGCGAACACCTGATCGATGCCTGCGCCGGGCTGGCGCAGACTCTGCTGTCAGCCGCTCCCGACCTGCGCATCCTGGCGACGAGCCGCGAAACCCTGGGCATCACCGGCGAGCGCCTTTACGCCGTGCCACCCCTGACACCGGACGAGGCCGTCGAGCTGCTGCGGGACCGGGCCACCGCCATCCAACCGGAGTTCCAGGTCACCGACACCAACCGCGCCCAGATCTCCCGGCTCTGCGAAGAACTGGAGGGGCTGCCGCTGGCCATCGAACTGACCGCGGCCCGGTTGCGCGCCTTGACCGTCGAGCAGACGACAGCCCGCCTGACAGACCGGTTCGCGCTGCTGATCGGCGGCAGTAGGACCACACCACTGCGGCAGCGCAGTCTGCGAGGCGTGATCGACTGGAGCTACGAGCTGTGCACACCGCCAGAACAGCTACTCTGGCGGCGCCTTTCGGTCTTCGCCGGCGGCTTCGCGCTGGACGCGGCCGAGAAGGTCTGCGCAGGAGACGGCATTGCGGCTGATGAGGTGCTGGCTCTTCTCGAGCGGCTGGTCGCCCAATCCATCGTGCTGACCGCCCAGGTTGAAGGGCTACCCCGTTACCGGTTCCTGGAGACCATCCGTGAGTACGGCAGAGCACGCCTGAGCGAGTCCGGCGAGGAGCAGATCCTGCTGCGCCGACACCGCTCCTTCTATCTGGATCTGGCCGAGCGCCTCGCCGATGCCTGGTTCGGCCCTGGCCAGGAAGAGTCATTGGCCCGGCTGCGTATCGAACACGCCAACCTCCGGGTGGCGCTGACGGGCGAGGGCCAGAAAGTGGCCACGGTGAGTTGGGCAGGCTCAGACCGAACTGAAGCGCAAAACACAGGCCCCGAGCCGAGCGGGCGGTGCATCGCCTCCAGCCAGGATGACGCGCAGGCGGCGCTGCGCATGGTAGCCGCGCTGCGCTTCCACTGGTGTGCCGACGGATTCCTTGGTGAAGGGCGTCGCCACTTCGACGGGATCCTCGCTGCCGCGCCCGAGCCCACCCCGGCCAGGGCCAGGGCCCTGTGGGCAGCATCCTGGGTGGCACTATTGCAGAGCGACTTCGCAGCAGCGGCCCGCTGGCTCGATGAGGCCGCAGAGCTGGGCGAACAGCTGGACGACCCGGTGGTGCACGCGTATGTCGAGGGTTTCCGAGGCGCATCAGCAGCCTTTCAGGGCGAGTACGAGCAAGCTGCCCTCTGCTACGCGGGGGCGGTGGCCGCCCATGAGGCGGCCGACGACCAGCCAGCCACCGTGTTCTGGCTGTTCCAGCTGGCCAAGATCCAGTCTCAACTCGGCGACCCCCGCGCGGCGCAGACAGGCCAGCGGGCACTGGCCCTCGCCGAAGCCCGAGGGGAACGGCTAACGCGGTCCTACGCGCTGTGGGCGCTGGGTTACGAAGCCTGGGTACGCGGCGAAAAGGAGATGAGTTTGGCATGGGCACAGACCGGGCTGGTGATCCAGCGGGGCTTCAACGACCACATCGGGGCCACCATGCTGCTGAGTCTTCTTGCCTGGAACACCGCCTCCGGCGGTGACCACACGCGTGCCGCACACCTACTGGGCGCGCTACGCGCCCTGTCCCGGGACCTCGGCGCCACCACCTCGGCCGCTCTGGGCGACCGGAACGCCTCCTGTGAACAAGCGGTCAGCACGGCCCTGGGCCCCACCGCCTACGAGAAAGCTCTCACCGAGGGTGGCCGGCATGACAGCCCGGGCAGAGCCATCGCCTTCGCCTTGGACACAGGAAGCGGCCCCGCCGGGAGCGCCCCGGTCACCAACCCGAACCCCCTGACGCGCAGGGAGCAGCAGGTCGCCACGCTGGTGGCCCAGGGCATGACCAACCGCCAGATCGCCTCCACGCTCGGGCTGTCACCACGCACAGTCGACAGCCACATCGAGAACATCCGGGGCAAGCTCGGTTTCGCCTCCCGCGCTCAGGTCGCAGCCTGGTGGGCAGAGAAACAACCAGCACTCCGTAAAACTACGGATAGCCGGGCGGGAACTCCCGCCTCGATGCTTCTCGCATGA
- a CDS encoding PTS fructose transporter subunit IIC, translating into MSHPHNRTTAPATPMNRSDSRSRHIGIRLSRWLVSGTPYIGAFTALSALLVVLALAISGPRIAESASQALYTGDWSQPLTWAALLLKVGLSGLAFLPALVAAYVAYGMADRPAVVPGFLGGMAAVGIEGGALAGLVAGLVAGAATLALQRMSVPPALRGITSTVLFPLLATVTTSLVIFALIGAQLTSMTEWLHGQLAGLQFESAPLLGLILGLMVCSDLGGVISKAAVAFAMVGVNGPDPSKFNTLNMTIMATVVAAGMVPPLGLALAALVRRKLFTEAERDYAKTSWLFGAAFIPEGSVPFALADPLRVIPASMAGGAVTGALAMTFGTTLSLPYGGVFAAGQFGRPLLLAAVIAAGVLTTASLTIALKSLHRTSPAKTITPAVPRRDRGKTSVAG; encoded by the coding sequence ATGTCCCACCCCCATAACCGCACCACCGCGCCGGCCACCCCCATGAACCGCAGTGACTCCCGGAGCCGACACATCGGCATCAGGCTCAGCAGATGGCTGGTGTCCGGGACCCCGTACATCGGAGCCTTCACCGCGCTCTCCGCATTGCTGGTCGTCCTGGCTCTGGCAATCAGCGGTCCTCGCATCGCCGAATCGGCCTCCCAGGCCCTGTACACCGGCGACTGGAGCCAACCCCTGACCTGGGCCGCGTTGCTGCTCAAGGTCGGCCTCAGCGGGCTGGCCTTCCTCCCTGCGCTCGTCGCCGCTTACGTCGCCTACGGCATGGCCGACCGGCCCGCAGTTGTCCCCGGGTTCCTCGGCGGCATGGCTGCAGTGGGGATCGAGGGCGGCGCCCTCGCCGGGCTGGTCGCCGGGCTGGTCGCCGGTGCGGCCACTCTGGCCCTGCAGCGTATGTCCGTCCCACCGGCGCTGCGTGGCATCACCTCCACCGTGCTGTTCCCGCTGCTGGCCACCGTGACGACCTCGCTGGTGATCTTCGCGTTGATCGGAGCACAGCTCACGTCCATGACCGAATGGCTGCACGGGCAGCTGGCCGGACTGCAATTCGAGAGCGCCCCCTTGCTCGGGCTCATCCTCGGCCTCATGGTTTGCTCCGACCTCGGCGGGGTGATCAGCAAGGCTGCCGTCGCCTTCGCCATGGTCGGTGTAAACGGTCCCGACCCGTCGAAGTTCAACACGCTCAACATGACCATCATGGCCACGGTCGTGGCGGCCGGCATGGTTCCCCCGTTGGGCCTAGCGCTGGCTGCCCTCGTACGCCGCAAGCTATTCACCGAGGCCGAGCGGGACTACGCAAAGACGTCCTGGTTGTTCGGCGCGGCCTTCATCCCCGAGGGTTCCGTCCCGTTCGCGCTTGCGGATCCCCTGCGGGTGATTCCGGCCTCGATGGCGGGCGGTGCCGTCACCGGTGCCCTGGCCATGACCTTCGGTACCACTCTCAGCCTGCCGTACGGCGGCGTCTTCGCCGCCGGACAGTTCGGTAGGCCGCTACTACTCGCCGCGGTCATAGCCGCCGGTGTGCTGACCACCGCCAGCCTCACGATCGCCCTCAAAAGCTTGCATCGCACTTCACCGGCCAAGACCATCACACCTGCCGTCCCCCGCCGCGACCGCGGGAAGACCTCGGTGGCGGGCTGA
- a CDS encoding tyrosine-type recombinase/integrase — translation MAEVGLRVWVDKLTPHVLQHFCASELYLNGLDLISIQEVLGHSWTATTMRYIHVHRTRVEDAWVAGHERAARQLEGLVR, via the coding sequence ATGGCCGAGGTCGGACTGCGGGTCTGGGTGGACAAGTTGACTCCGCACGTCCTTCAGCACTTCTGCGCGTCCGAGCTGTACTTGAACGGCCTGGATCTCATCTCGATTCAGGAAGTCTTGGGCCATTCGTGGACTGCCACGACGATGCGATACATCCACGTGCACCGCACGCGGGTCGAGGATGCCTGGGTGGCCGGGCACGAACGAGCCGCTCGGCAGCTGGAAGGTCTGGTCCGATGA